ttgtatttatttagcaAACGCTTTTATCAAAAGTAACTATTTGGGTACAGCTCCAGCCAATCCGCAGCTCTACTTCAAGGAGATAAGAGATGAAGAAAGACGCTTTCTTTTTGTAGCTTTTGGTCCCAGGTGCAAGCAGAGTAGCAGAGTTTTCAGTTTCCTCTTTGCCTGATGTCATTGTGAGGATTCCTGGCTTCTGATGAGCCTCATGAGTCCGGTCGATCGGTCACTCGAGCCGCACTACGTGGTTCTGAATTCTGATCCATAGCTTGGATCTCATTTTTATTGGTTCACTGTCGTACAGAAGTGAACATGGAACCGGGTTTACGgttaaatttaaatgttaaatttgaAGTGGAGCAAAGGAAAAGGTGAAAGAGAGCAAAGTTTGACTTTGACCATTTGAATTGTGACAAATTCCGAACTAGAGTGACGCAACAGTTGCCAAAATTCACACATACCTGTTCAGACTGAGGCTCGCTTTGAGTAAAAACTAtaaaaggatttattttattttttttctgagcGTCAGACCCACTTTTGAACATATTTTTCCACCGAACAAGCAGTTTAGGGTCTGAGGCACGTGGTTCTCGACGGAGCCGTTAAGGCTCCCGGCTCACCTCTGTGTGCCTCTCGTCTCTCCGTCTCCAGATACGACGGGAACTCCCTCCTCAGCAGCATCGAATGTTACGACCCGGTCATCGACTCCTGGGAGGTCGTCACGTCGATGGCGACGCAGCGGTGCGACGCCGGCGTCTGTGTTCTGCGAGAAAAGTGATCTTCTGCCGACTGGGCAGCCGGACTTTGCCCGAAACGCCACTTTAACGGAGCCAGACGAGGGGGAAACGTTCGTTGGCCAGTATGCAAACAGGGACTCCGTTTGGGCTGCAGGGGGACCctctggcaggggggggggctgtgcggCGCAGGCCGGCGGTGGAGTTCACCGCCGGCGCCGCATGCATGGCTCTCCGGTGGAACTTCGTCGTTGTCGCTTCCTGtgagattatttttttcagtttgtcttCAAAGTGCAATATATTTCTACTCATCACATGGAAAAAAACCGAAAAAGATGGAGTTGACTTGGACTCCGGTTGCTGCTATATGCCTTATGACTTTGGCCTACATCAAACAGTGAACATCCGTGTTGCCTCCCATTGGACTTTGACGACAGTGCGTCGGCTCATTATCGAGTGCACTCATTTGGCTTTTGCGAGGTCATCAATGGGTCAGTAATTTCaaccattttttgtaatttcttCCGTAAACAGTGCTTTTAGATTCATATTGCTTTCATACAGAAGGTTTCATActctcaaaatatatatttagagaTCAATATTGTTTTAGAAAATAACTAAATTGTACCAGTTAACTGATTCTTTTTGTCCCTAAAGAATAACAGAGTAATAAGTTTGAGGtgcatgtgatttttttttttctttctctgctttATAAACCTGGAAATGTACATGTAGGACATACAAAGTCCACAAAACATTGTTGCCTGGGAAGTGAATAAACACACTGAGAACTGAGGCGTTTCATCCTCTCAGTATGGAATCACCTCATAAGTGACATTCCCATCACATCCCTGTGCAGCTTTCCATTTTAAGGAACGGTATGAAGTGTCTAAATGCCTCTTAATTACAAGTTAGCATCTGACTGACACCATGAGGTTAAACATGTGGCTCCAATATTGAAAGAAATGCTTTGAAATGTGGTAAAAGCATTTATGTTTCCTTCAGAATAAAGTCAAATTACTTTTGTGATCCTCTGACGTTTCATCCAGCAGCAACAGGATCGCCAAGAATACCACCATAAACAAGAGTTCACTCATCAGTTTACATGTTGACCAAATAATGGATGAACAAATACAACCATCTTCTGTACCTCGGGTAAATAAACAGAACAGGATATTATTCAACTATCTATATACATGTTTTCATGATGATGGAAAATAACAAACTACATCTGCGCAAgtcaattcaaattcaatcGATCATTGCTCTGTAGAATGAACTGAACCGCTGTAGGGGGCTTTATAGACTCCCACttaacataaaaatgtatcTGTCATAAAAATGCAGCACATGAATGACACGTTTACacattcaggaatcaggaacatttattgccaaagtatTTTAGTAGTttgacatacaaggaatttgacatggcggttggtgcataacattggacagtaagacGAGACAAATAAcagtgaaagaaaaagacatgttcaatttacaaatcATTGATTTCATTGATTTTGACAATTATATTTTCGGAACTTTGAATCTAACACATTAATAAATCACTGAAACTAAACGTACACATAAAGCGAATGAATGCTAAATAATAAATCCACGTTTTTAAATGAGTAAactaatcaaatatatttttaaccaCCTGTATATCAGATTATTTTAAGGATCTTTCAAGGATCAGCAAAAACAATCACAGAATGAAAACCTCGCACACTTCATCTGTTTACTCATTTAATTCTTCTCTCCGAATGTCCCACCTTGTTCCAGTTACAGGACGTCCCAAAAAGAGTGACTCAAACCACATTTCGAGGAGGAGCAGCttcctcacacagacacaccaggtgagtgtgtgtgcagctctaAAGAGCCGCTGTGCTGGTCCTGGATCAGTGCAGAGGAAGGTCTCACTGTGTTTGGAGACGAACTCAGTGTCCTGCAGCAAACATGGTAAGATAATTGCAGTTTACTAGTAATGTCAAATGAAGGGTTTAGTCATTTTTTTTGGAACTGTTGCATTATCAGTGAATGCAGCGTTTACTTTTTCTGAAATCCAGTTTTAGCTGCTTAATCTGCAGGGGAAATCATACCagttacacacatacataagTTTGAAGGCTCAAATGTTATTTGTTCATCTGCTTGAACTTTTATGAATTCTAGTCACTGATCGGGAGCCAAaagcttcttcatcttcatcctcagaCCAAAAAGAGCCTCTTTTTATGTGAAGttgcttgatgttttttttgtttgttttcttaaagTTCCTATTCCCAACTAATGTCTTTCAAATATcactaaacagaaaaaaataataatataaagtcCTCTCAGGGAAAACCAAACTTCCAACATGTCTAAAGACGGGCTGGAAAGCCTTACAGCTGTTGAGTGTTCCCCTTCTGTTTGTTACTTAGTTTACTCTtaacaaatgtaaaatacacattcatacatatacagtatttacatATACAATTATTAATACATTGACTCATTAGACTGTTTTGCGTTTTTGTAAACTGAGCTGATGTGTACGAAGTGGGAAAAGGCCATAATTATGCAAATTCCATGAACTTGTGATTTGTGATAggtacattaataaaatatttgtattggtTTGTGATTCCTGACTCCATCATCTGAATGTCATCCATCGAATTTCAGCCACTTCATTGTCTTgattttttattagatttttacAAAGCTTTGGGTCAACATCTTAGCTCCATTTCTGTTTCCTCTCAAAAATGGTGCCATTTATGGAAAAGCCTTCACAACTATTGGATTGAACGCATGAAATGTATTCACGATGCCCGGAGAATCCATCCTTTCTATCTATCCTGTAACCTTCCCTCTAGCGCCGTCATCAGGTTAAAATGTAGACGCACTTAATATCTTAATGACATGCCGTTTGAAATGACTTTCACCTGCACACATGCGCTTTTCTTTGTAAgtgtatttaaaaatatgaagaaaatatTTTCCTTGTTCAAATTTCTCCAGGGTTATGTTTGCAATAGATGGCGGTGCTTGTTGACGACCTAACGTCCAGCTGTTCCCCTCTGTCCACAGAGAGGGCATCTGTGTCCACGTGGGCCGGCCAGGGGGTCCATCATGAACATCAAGAGGCCCGGCCTCCCTTTGTTTTGACGGTGGCCCTCGACGACGACCTGATGGAGTTGATGGACCTGGTCCACTTTCCCCGCATCCATTTCCCTCTGGTCCCCTTACTCGCCCATCATCTCTGCTGAGAAGGCTAACCACGAGCAGCTGACGGTGACCGAGATCACCAGTGGCCGCTTCGAGCCGTCCAATCAGATGGTCGAGTGTGACCCTTCGTCACGGCAAGTACGCGGCGTGCCGCCTGCTGTACCGAGATGATGTCGTCCCTAAGGATGTAAACGCTGCCATCACTAAAACCAGACTTTCCATGCAGTTTGTCGCTTGGTGCCCGACTGGCTTTAAGGTGTGTAACCTTACGAAGGTAAGAGGTGTTTCTTTCTAATCATTCTCTTTTAATCAACAGGTGGGCATCAACTACCAGCCTCCCACTGTGGTTCCTGGTGGAGATCTGGCCAAGGTCCAGAGGGCCGTGTGCATGCTGAGCAACACCACTGCTATTGCAGAGGCCTGGGCTCGGCTTGACCACAAGTTTGACCTGATGTACGCCAAGCGGGCCTTTGTTCACTGGTACGTGGGAGAGGgaatggaggagggagagttcTCTGAGGCCAGAGAGGACATGGCAGCCCTGGAGAAGGATTACGAGGAACTGGGCAGATTGAGCCCCGAATCTGAAAATGACGACGAAGGCCAACCATACTGAGCTTTGTGAGGCTGTGAAGACTCCAGGTTAttgtaattataattataattcttactctaataaatacattttagttcAGTTCATTTTAGTGAGATTAAGGAACGCTAGTAACACAAATGTCTACAAATGTTGAGGATAACACAAAATAGGTCCTAGACTGATTGACAACATTGATGAAGGACACCAAAGCAAACAAGTAATTTGATGTAATCCATTTCATGCTTGTTTATATATAGTTCTGCTCCACCAAATGTCAAAGGAAAATATTACACTTTTTACTTCCGTACATGGATAAAAGATACTAGATACTTTTCAGATTAAAATTTTACATGTAAAATACATAATGCCAAGTAGTatgtaaaacatgaaaatgagCTCCACAAATTAAAGCACTCCTTACTTCATGAATAATCCCCAAATCCAACATAACACTGACAGATGCCTTTCTACATAATAAGTACTTTTAGTGTAATACTTGTGTTGCTAAAATGgaatttatttcattcaaatttGGAAAAGAATTATTCTAATTTAGGTTGTAGCATTTTTAGAGTGTGATATTGCTCCTCTTGCTTAGGCAGAGTGTTTGATACAAATTAACGCAGACAATGAGCTTTTGGTTCCAAGTCTCCTATAAACGGTTTCATGAGGCTGAACGATATCAAATCGTTTTGGTTTTTTATTGCATGAAATCAGCTGACAAAGTGCGTGTGAACGTGCAGCAGCGGCCGTTATAGAACTAGAGAAGCATCCAATCACGCTGCACGGACGCCCTATTTAAGCAACGAGTCCCGGCGCCCGTGAAGGTGTCACCTGAACATATTCATCCGCGTGTAAATGTAAACAGTAGACGTtctacaaaaaaagagaaatgtttttcacaTATTATAATTTAATATTTCTCAACAGTGGATTGCGATATATTATTTCCAATGTATTCATCATTATATGCATTGTATTGTAATCTAATCTCCACTCGATGAAGGTTTCAGGATGAGGTTATGGCTGACATCGCCATCGTCTTTTTGCCTTTGAGCAGTTGGGAATGGTCATAATTCCTTTTTATTCAAGTACTAGTACTTGAATAAAAATAGTATTTCTATTTAAGCTACTTTATAAACTCACTACATTCACTACTTGCCTAAGGAAATATTATTCTTTACTTTCCTACATATATATTACTCAGGAGTTACTTTTTCGGTTatccatttagaaaaaaatgaccGTTTCTTAAACATGATGCTCAACATCTATTAAACAGCCCTACTCAGACCTTTAAATGAAGCCTTAGATGTAATTAtttcttcaaatgaaatgttagTGTCAGATCTTGATTTTGACAGTATAATACCGTCTGCACATTGAGGCACAAGGGAAGCTCAATCTTTCATCTGCTAAATTAGGTTGAATGCAAGTCTAGACTGTGTGGTTGCTAAGTTCAAGGCGATGATGAGATGAGTAATTACAATGTAACAATATTTGTTTATATGATATGACACATGGGTCAATATATATCCTATGTATTTAGAATATATATTAACCTATGTgtcatatataatatttatcatatatttttttacaataggctgtaaaaaacatttatttgtaccGCAACACTGACTGAAATTGAGAAGTACATCAAACATGAGTCCAACTGATGAAGCACTCACACATCAATTACAAATGTGTGGTGTCTATTTTTTTCAGCGGACGTGCTCACTGCCTTGGAACGGTCTCCTCGCTGTGCATGcaagcgtgcgtgtgtgtatgcgtgtaggctctgtgtgtgcgtgcgtgtatgtatgtgtgtgtgtgtaagctgcCTCATCTCGTGCTGTTGACGACCGACTACAACCGAGTCCGACCGTGAACAAacgggatttaaaaaaaagcccacccTAGGCGGACCGTACCACGGCGATACTTTCGGTGAGTGACCGGTCCAGCAGGAGCTGCCCCCGGGTCGGTCCGCGACGATGAGCCAGCCTCGGCAGGACGAGTTCAAGCCTCCTCCGGAGTGCCCGGTCTTCGAGCCGAGCTTGGAAGAATTCAGAGATCCGTTTGCCTTCATCAATAAGATCCGTCCCATCGCCGAGAAAACGGGCATCTGCAAAGTCCGCCCGCCTCCGGTGAGtgggatttatttttcatttttaaaaacggACAAACGTTACTCGGATGCTGTAGTTATTTAACCGTTAAAACGTCAGTAGATGGACGGAGCTTTCGGGGGTTTAAAGGGACTGTTCAACATGGCGGATGTAACGTTAACGTGACGGCTGTGCTCCGTCTTTGTGCTGCTCGCGGCTAGCTAGCTCTCATTTGGGATCAGAAACGCCGCTGCTGCGCCCCTTTTTGGGGGTAGTTTGAGGGCGTCGATCGACGGCTCGGCCTAATCCGTAATGATGTGGCGCTGTATTAAACGCTTGTTTTGGTCTCGGTCCACCGTGTGTCAACAAAGCCCCGGTGCTCCGTCCGTTGAGCCACGTAGCTAGCtaggctaacgctagctaaaCGCTCCACAACCCAACCTGTCATAATTTAGCTCACGGCTCGGACACAGTGTTATGCGGAAGCCATTCCTCACTTTCTGCTCAGGTGATGGTTATAAAACCACACATGGATTTTCGCACTTGTTAGTACCCCTTGTCCCTTTTAAACGTCCTCCCATCCATGCTGTTGGGGTTAATTGTGGATTATTTGTTGAAGATCATCATGATGTAGTCGGGTCGCTTCCATCCATCACTTCTCAGTCCATCTATTGGCTGGTTATAACTACTATTAATGTCACGGGTTCAGGCTAAATCAATGTTCCCCTTTTAATGGCTGTATTGTATTAACCAAAAAAAGTGAATCAAGTGCCCCATGGTGGGACAAGAGGTACACCGGTTA
This sequence is a window from Pungitius pungitius chromosome 1, fPunPun2.1, whole genome shotgun sequence. Protein-coding genes within it:
- the tuba5 gene encoding LOW QUALITY PROTEIN: tubulin alpha 5 (The sequence of the model RefSeq protein was modified relative to this genomic sequence to represent the inferred CDS: deleted 3 bases in 3 codons), with translation MAVLVDDLTGPASLCFDGALDDDLMELMDLVHFPRIHFPLSPYSPIISAEKANHEQLTVTEITSGRFEPSNQMVECDPRHGKYAACRLLYRDDVVPKDVNAAITKTRLSMQFVAWCPTGFKVGINYQPPTVVPGGDLAKVQRAVCMLSNTTAIAEAWARLDHKFDLMYAKRAFVHWYVGEGMEEGEFSEAREDMAALEKDYEELGRLSPESENDDEGQPY